In Silene latifolia isolate original U9 population chromosome X, ASM4854445v1, whole genome shotgun sequence, the following proteins share a genomic window:
- the LOC141620294 gene encoding putative LRR receptor-like serine/threonine-protein kinase At1g53430, with amino-acid sequence MVNSLKIISNKLKNTHWRVSQTSCSDGGRSFNKIFSDASLSNVTCDCSFKGGTICHVTHIQLKGLNLTGVLPEEFGNLCHLQEIDLSVNYITGRIPESLTKIPLVILTLQGNLNTGPIPYEIGRITSLEQLVLQDNGFEGPIPRSLGNLKNLQNLVLGANFFNGTLPDTLVNLQNLTELKLNGNTISGKIPSFIGSLTNLTKLDIQGTSMEGPIPSTFSSLRNLQTLRISDLDANSISFPNVADMRSLNYLILRNCSITGRIPDYVQSLVELKLLDLSFNRLSGPIPERLGRFKHLAYMFLTNNSLSGPLPDWILDDKYYIDLSYNNFNGSSPVNCPQANVNLVASYSPKKSKSVNWYMMKDLPCSKKPQYYSLFINCGGSNMTFERNKYEADASPGGPSTFYASGEQWAYSSTGSFVNTVTANFFAVDTSNANVTGIYQTARLSPLSLKYYGLCLLRGSYTVRLHFAEIMYFSSLGRHFFDVSIQGNVVLKNFDIAAAAGGHHKPIIKTFNDIFVNGSTLEISLYWSGQGTTTVPIRGAYGPLISGIAVTPNFNIRKGLSGVAVAGIVLAFCAILVLILAILRVTGFVGGRNDENEEFRRLGTAYFSLRRIKAATENFSFRNKIGEGGFGPVYRGVVADGKVIAVKQLSSKSKQGNREFVNEIGMISALQHPNLVKLYGCCIEGKELLLVYEYMENNPLARALFGSNPPSQKLALDWRTRRKICLGIARGLTYLHEESRLKIVHRDIKATNVLLDKDLNAKISDFGLAKLDEEENTHISTRIAGTIGYMAPEYAMRGYLTDKADVYSYGVVVLEIVSGMSNTSYKPKEEFVYLLDWAYVLHENGTLLELVDPTLGQSYSEEEALRLLNLALLCTNPSPSLRPSVSSVVCMIDGKIPVQASTVKLSGTNDQLVKDNQTNAQDIATPSHT; translated from the exons ATGG TGAATTCCCTGAAAATTATTTCGAACAAATTGAAAAATACACATTGGAGAGTCAGTCAAACATCCTGCAGCGATGGAGGTAGAAGTTTTAACAAAATATTCAGCGATGCAAGTCTTAGCAACGTTACCTGCGACTGTTCTTTTAAGGGAGGCACTATTTGCCATGTTACACACAT TCAGTTGAAAGGACTTAATCTTACAGGAGTTTTGCCTGAAGAATTCGGAAACCTTTGTCATTTGCAAGAAAT CGATCTCTCCGTAAACTATATTACTGGAAGAATTCCTGAAAGTTTGACAAAGATACCGCTTGTCATCTT AACGCTGCAGGGGAATCTGAACACTGGTCCgattccttatgaaattgggcgGATAACCTCTCTTGAACAATT AGTCTTGCAAGACAACGGATTTGAAGGACCTATTCCAAGGAGTCTCGGGAATTTAAAAAACTTGCAGAATTT GGTTCTTGGTGCAAACTTCTTCAACGGAACTTTACCTGATACATTAGTCAATTTACAGAACTTGACAGAACT AAAGTTGAATGGAAACACGATATCTGGTAAAATACCAAGTTTCATTGGTAGTTTGACCAACCTTACGAAGCT GGATATCCAAGGCACTT CTATGGAGGGTCCGATTCCATCTACATTTTCTTCTCTGAGAAACTTGCAAACTTT GAGAATTTCAGATCTCGATGCAAATAGCATATCTTTTCCAAATGTGGCAGACATGAGAAGTTTAAATTATCT AATATTAAGGAACTGCTCAATAACAGGACGAATCCCTGATTATGTACAGAGCTTAGTGGAGTTGAAGCTTCT GGATTTGAGCTTCAATCGTTTAAGCGGTCCTATTCCCGAAAGATTGGGTAGATTCAAACATCTAGCGTATAT GTTCCTTACAAACAACTCACTTTCTGGACCATTGCCAGATTGGATATTGGACGACAAATATTATAT TGATCTATCGTATAATAATTTTAATGGTTCATCTCCAGTCAATTGCCCGCAGGCAAATGT GAATTTGGTTGCTAGCTATTCACCTAAAAAGAGCAAATC AGTAAATTGGTACATGATGAAGGACCTCCCTTGCTCCAAAAAACCCCAAT ATTATTCTTTATTCATTAATTGTGGCGGAAGCAATATGACTTTCGAACGGAACAAGTATGAAGCAGATGCAAGTCCTGGTGGCCCTTCTACTTTCTATGCATCCGGAGAACAATGGGCTTACAGTAGTACAGGATCTTTTGTTAATACTGTCACAGCCAACTTCTTTGCAGTGGACACATCTAATGCTAATGTAACTGGTATTTACCAAACAGCTCGTCTGTCACCTCTTTCACTCAAGTATTATGGCCTTTGTTTGTTACGAGGCAGTTACACAGTGAGGCTGCACTTTGCTGAAATAATGTATTTTAGTAGCCTTGGAAGACACTTCTTTGACGTGTCAATTCAG GGGAATGTAGTGCTGAAGAATTTTGATATTGCTGCCGCTGCTGGAGGTCATCATAAGCCCATCATTAAGACGTTTAACGATATCTTTGTTAATGGAAGCACACTCGAGATCTCCTTATACTGGAGTGGACAAGGAACTACTACTGTTCCTATCAGAGGCGCATATGGACCTCTTATATCGGGGATCGCAGTGACACCCA ACTTTAACATTCGCAAAGGACTCTCAGGTGTGGCCGTTGCTGGGATTGTGCTTGCTTTTTGTGCCATTCTTGTGTTAATTCTGGCCATTCTCAGAGTTACTGGTTTTGTAGGtggaagaaatgatgaaaacgaAG AGTTTCGCAGACTAGGGACGGCTTACTTCTCCTTAAGGCGGATCAAAGCCGCGACAGAGAACTTCAGTTTCCGCAATAAAATAGGTGAAGGAGGTTTTGGGCCTGTTTACAGG GGTGTAGTGGCAGACGGCAAGGTTATCGCTGTCAAACAACTGTCCTCGAAATCAAAGCAAGGAAACCGTGAATTTGTGAATGAGATAGGCATGATTTCTGCCTTACAACACCCAAATCTTGTTAAATTATATGGATGTTGCATTGAAGGGAAAGAATTGCTGCTTGTATATGAATACATGGAAAACAACCCGCTTGCTCGTGCACTTTTTG gttcgaatccCCCCTCCCAGAAGTTGGCCCTGGACTGGCGAACAAGAAGGAAAATATGCTTAGGAATTGCAAGGGGGTTAACTTATCTTCATGAGGAGTCGAGGCTGAAGATCGTTCACAGGGACATTAAGGCGACTAATGTATTACTCGATAAAGACCTGAATGCTAAGATATCCGACTTTGGtctggctaagcttgatgaagaaGAAAATACTCATATAAGTACTAGGATTGCGGGAACAAT AGGATACATGGCTCCCGAGTATGCGATGAGGGGTTACCTAACCGATAAGGCAGATGTTTACAGCTATGGAGTTGTCGTTCTTGAGATTGTGAGCGGGATGAGCAATACTAGCTATAAGCCAAAGGAAGAGTTTGTCTACCTTCTTGACTGG GCCTATGTCTTACACGAGAATGGAACCCTTCTGGAGCTTGTCGATCCAACTCTCGGCCAAAGTTACTCGGAAGAAGAGGCACTGAGGCTGCTGAATCTAGCATTGTTGTGTACCAACCCATCTCCATCTTTAAGGCCGTCTGTGTCTTCGGTTGTATGCATGATTGATGGCAAAATTCCTGTCCAAGCCTCGACTGTCAAGCTTAGTGGGACCAACGACCAACTTGTTAAGGATAATCAAACTAATGCTCAAGATATTGCTACACCAAGTCATACGTAA